One part of the Phycisphaeraceae bacterium genome encodes these proteins:
- a CDS encoding CPBP family intramembrane metalloprotease has product MSRSPRHNKNEQLEFDDPSIEPDEEEWEDEDWDDDEYESEDDEYESSVPTENYFTSSLAPIHILLFVLPLILIWEVGVGMYLTDPSTGDVLLIRAWKWLQRIFEAFGAVGQRIPAITLITVLIAQLMISEKSRKPRPVVLGGMVVESALWAMPLLIVSTVISALFGTPDRVPQAAQLVQAATDHRSWQQLTVIAVGAGVYEEMLFRMALMPIIHIIVSDLFRVPKRSGTIIAVLVSAVVFALYHDVSDNQTIDIQQFFFLGLAGVWFGIAYIFRGFGIAVGCHVAYDLAIFLIGPQ; this is encoded by the coding sequence ATGTCCCGATCGCCACGTCACAACAAGAACGAGCAGTTGGAGTTCGATGATCCAAGCATTGAGCCTGACGAGGAAGAGTGGGAAGACGAGGACTGGGATGACGACGAATATGAAAGTGAAGATGACGAATACGAGAGCAGCGTCCCGACCGAAAACTACTTCACAAGTTCGCTCGCACCAATACATATCCTGCTGTTTGTCCTGCCGCTAATCCTGATCTGGGAAGTTGGCGTTGGCATGTATCTGACAGATCCGAGCACGGGTGATGTGCTCTTGATCCGCGCCTGGAAGTGGTTGCAAAGGATCTTTGAAGCATTTGGTGCAGTTGGCCAACGTATCCCAGCGATCACCCTTATCACAGTGCTGATTGCTCAGCTGATGATCAGTGAGAAATCACGCAAGCCGAGACCGGTTGTGCTTGGTGGCATGGTTGTAGAAAGTGCATTGTGGGCGATGCCGCTATTGATTGTATCGACGGTCATATCAGCGCTCTTCGGAACACCAGACCGAGTTCCGCAAGCTGCACAGTTGGTTCAGGCAGCGACTGACCATCGATCATGGCAGCAGCTGACCGTGATTGCTGTTGGAGCAGGTGTCTACGAGGAGATGCTGTTTCGTATGGCACTCATGCCAATTATTCACATCATTGTCTCAGATCTGTTCCGCGTCCCGAAGCGATCCGGAACAATTATCGCTGTCCTTGTCAGTGCGGTAGTGTTCGCGTTGTACCACGACGTGTCCGACAACCAGACGATCGATATTCAACAGTTCTTTTTCCTCGGGCTCGCGGGCGTCTGGTTCGGAATTGCATACATCTTTCGGGGCTTTGGTATTGCAGTGGGATGTCATGTCGCGTACGACCTTGCCATTTTCCTGATCGGCCCTCAATAA
- the hrpA gene encoding ATP-dependent RNA helicase HrpA, translating to MKSRRRTYSKRVSDRPASEPAVIVPSHSAEIWQQLDAYWKQAEEAMLFDAAWTRKRLRAIRFGDVDANAVNAELKRIESRLRQSIAKRIRRVSSAPSVTLQPDLPVTEHAAEISRAIKEHQVIVVAGDTGSGKSTQLPLICLQLGRGAAGMIAHTQPRRIAARSIASRLASQLQQSVGRDVGFKVRFTDTASDATRIKVMTDGVLLNETRSDRYFDRYDTIILDEAHERSLNIDFLLGYIKRILPRRPDLRVIITSATIDTERFANHFAPNDTPAPVISVQGRTYPVEVRYRPVEQLPQVDADDTPVRAPDRPVEDVVVDAAHELARDTTGDLLVFLPGEREIRDAAEALRKRGPKPFDLLPLYSRLTAQQQDEVFADHKRRRIVLATNVAETSLTVPNIHGVIDTGTARISRYSTRRRLQRLPVEAVSQASANQRKGRCGRVAPGICIRLYDEDDFNKRPEFTQPEILRTNLAGAVLQMKSLRLGEIAQFPFVERPDDRLIRDAEDTLRELNAIDDHNNLTQIGKELSHLPVDPRIGRMLLEAAAEHVLPEMLVIASFLSVQDPRERPFDKREEADLLHARFNDEASDFVTVLNLWSHWKKLQDQLGSSALKRGVKQQYLSHARLREWNDVYKQLREMLKELGYSDSTRTTRRAGRSDRSPEPRLASQLRESSRRPSPAEPDMYAAIHRSILSGMLVSIGKLADRREYQGTHGTRFEVHPSSPLSQIRPQWIVAAEVVHTTKHYARVVARVQPKWIERVAHHLVQRTYTDPIWSVERQRVHANEKVSLFGLELITDRPVHYGPINPDASRELFIHHGLVDESAEVGGDFLKKNRKLIDEIEHMEAKQRKRDLLVDSITRFDFYNARIPKGVHNTELFETWRIQTERRRPTILHMTMEDLLRGDAQLPAEELYPSTIRVPAGELPVDYAMEPQSDADGLTLTVPIEAMNQIDEDQCEWLVPGLIREKIIELVRRLPKQYRRHFGPAPAFADAALAELKFGDGSLTKALSRLVARANGITIPPTVWRRVELPAHLRMTYRIIDRDGSELGTSSDLTTLKQTLAPTLSRRLRTSIDSELTREQIVSWDFGDLPEHADLQRAGVSVRAWCALADAGSSAAIRLFDSESTARSHMRLGLRRLLMLAARRELKALVDAAPEMNALRLMYSTIGPAAELRDELVTMTADLAFLQTVDPWTIRTKADFESLLQKGLPQIHTTVGRAITVAKDLLSKRQAVLTAIDAPQPDAWNRVADDIRSHVELLTPQRFLSTTPSSRYANLSRTLSADLQRWEKLARNGVAKDAVLASELKPYTDVLDAIMAAEHTEGHQTMFDDQLDTYKWLIEDLRVSLFAPTFTPRGAGGRKRIDELRSIIMARLPGSMLDTLAQRTSAR from the coding sequence ATGAAATCGCGTCGCAGAACATATTCAAAGCGAGTATCAGATCGGCCAGCGTCTGAGCCTGCTGTGATTGTGCCGTCACACTCTGCTGAGATATGGCAGCAGCTTGACGCATACTGGAAACAGGCCGAAGAAGCAATGCTGTTCGATGCAGCCTGGACACGCAAGCGTCTCCGCGCAATTCGCTTTGGCGATGTTGATGCCAATGCTGTGAATGCAGAACTCAAGCGGATTGAGTCCAGATTGCGCCAGTCCATTGCGAAGCGAATACGACGGGTGTCATCCGCTCCATCTGTCACACTCCAGCCAGACCTCCCAGTAACAGAACACGCTGCGGAGATCTCTCGCGCGATCAAGGAGCATCAGGTCATCGTTGTTGCCGGGGATACGGGATCGGGCAAGAGCACGCAACTGCCGTTGATCTGTTTGCAACTGGGTCGCGGCGCCGCCGGAATGATCGCACACACCCAGCCGCGTCGCATTGCCGCTCGCTCCATTGCGTCGCGACTTGCTTCACAACTCCAGCAGTCTGTTGGGAGGGATGTCGGGTTTAAGGTTCGTTTTACGGATACTGCGTCAGATGCAACACGCATCAAGGTCATGACTGATGGAGTGCTTCTCAACGAAACACGATCGGACAGGTACTTTGATCGGTATGACACGATCATTCTCGATGAAGCACATGAACGAAGTCTGAACATCGATTTTCTGCTCGGGTATATCAAACGTATCCTCCCGCGTCGGCCAGATCTCCGCGTCATCATTACGAGCGCAACCATTGACACGGAGCGCTTTGCGAACCACTTTGCACCCAACGATACCCCCGCTCCAGTTATCTCAGTGCAGGGCCGAACATATCCGGTCGAGGTGCGATATCGTCCCGTGGAACAGCTCCCACAGGTTGATGCGGATGACACGCCTGTTCGAGCACCGGATCGTCCCGTTGAGGATGTGGTAGTTGATGCCGCACATGAGCTTGCAAGGGATACGACTGGCGACCTGCTCGTCTTTCTTCCCGGTGAGCGCGAGATCCGCGACGCTGCCGAAGCGCTCCGTAAGCGAGGGCCAAAACCGTTTGACTTGCTCCCTCTGTACTCACGATTGACTGCCCAGCAGCAGGATGAAGTCTTTGCGGATCACAAGCGCCGGCGTATTGTCCTCGCGACCAATGTAGCCGAGACATCGCTGACAGTCCCCAACATCCACGGTGTCATTGATACAGGGACCGCTCGAATCAGTCGGTACAGTACACGAAGACGTTTGCAGCGGTTGCCTGTTGAGGCAGTCTCTCAGGCAAGTGCGAACCAGCGCAAGGGACGATGTGGTCGTGTTGCGCCCGGTATCTGCATACGTCTGTACGATGAAGACGATTTCAACAAGCGACCTGAGTTTACTCAGCCTGAAATTCTGCGTACAAATCTTGCTGGTGCTGTGCTGCAGATGAAGTCGCTGCGATTGGGTGAGATTGCACAGTTCCCGTTTGTCGAACGACCGGATGATCGGCTCATTCGCGATGCAGAAGACACACTGCGCGAACTTAACGCGATCGACGACCACAACAACCTGACACAAATCGGAAAAGAGCTCTCACACCTTCCAGTCGATCCACGCATTGGGCGTATGCTACTGGAGGCTGCAGCCGAGCATGTACTTCCCGAGATGCTCGTCATCGCCTCGTTTCTCTCGGTGCAGGATCCAAGGGAACGTCCGTTCGACAAGCGTGAAGAAGCAGACTTGCTGCACGCGAGGTTCAACGACGAAGCGTCGGACTTTGTTACAGTGCTGAATCTGTGGAGTCACTGGAAGAAACTGCAGGATCAGCTCGGCTCGAGCGCACTCAAACGCGGGGTGAAGCAACAGTATCTATCACACGCGCGTCTACGGGAATGGAACGACGTATACAAGCAGCTGCGCGAAATGCTAAAGGAGTTGGGATACTCCGATAGCACACGCACAACCAGACGCGCGGGAAGATCCGATCGATCCCCTGAGCCACGTCTTGCATCACAACTGCGAGAATCATCCAGACGCCCGAGTCCAGCCGAGCCGGACATGTACGCTGCGATTCATCGCTCGATTCTCTCCGGAATGCTGGTCTCGATAGGGAAACTTGCGGATCGCAGGGAGTATCAGGGGACGCACGGCACCCGCTTTGAAGTGCATCCTTCCTCACCTCTGTCACAAATAAGGCCGCAGTGGATCGTTGCCGCAGAAGTTGTGCATACAACAAAGCACTATGCACGCGTTGTCGCTCGTGTGCAACCGAAGTGGATCGAGCGTGTTGCACATCATCTCGTGCAACGAACGTACACAGATCCTATCTGGTCTGTCGAACGCCAGCGTGTCCACGCAAACGAGAAAGTTTCCTTGTTTGGGCTTGAACTTATTACAGATCGCCCGGTTCACTACGGTCCTATTAATCCCGACGCCTCTCGAGAGCTTTTCATCCATCACGGCTTGGTGGATGAGAGCGCAGAAGTCGGCGGGGATTTCCTGAAAAAGAATCGTAAACTCATTGATGAAATTGAGCATATGGAAGCGAAGCAGCGCAAACGCGATCTGCTCGTGGATTCCATTACACGGTTTGACTTCTACAACGCCCGCATTCCCAAGGGTGTCCACAACACAGAACTCTTCGAGACGTGGCGGATCCAGACCGAACGTCGGCGTCCCACTATTCTGCACATGACAATGGAGGATCTCCTCCGCGGCGACGCACAACTTCCAGCTGAAGAACTCTACCCATCAACGATCCGTGTGCCCGCAGGCGAACTTCCAGTCGATTATGCGATGGAACCACAGAGCGATGCCGACGGCCTAACGCTCACTGTGCCGATTGAAGCAATGAATCAGATTGACGAAGATCAATGTGAATGGCTCGTCCCGGGCCTGATTCGAGAGAAAATCATTGAGCTTGTGCGCAGACTCCCGAAGCAGTATCGTCGTCACTTCGGTCCTGCACCTGCCTTTGCAGATGCTGCTCTTGCGGAACTCAAGTTCGGTGATGGATCTCTCACCAAAGCACTGTCTCGTCTGGTTGCACGTGCAAACGGCATTACGATCCCTCCCACTGTCTGGCGTCGTGTTGAGTTGCCCGCACATCTCCGGATGACCTACCGCATCATTGACCGCGATGGATCTGAACTCGGAACCTCGTCAGATCTCACGACGCTCAAGCAAACGCTCGCGCCGACACTCTCACGTCGACTTCGAACGTCAATCGATTCAGAACTGACACGCGAGCAGATAGTCTCGTGGGACTTTGGGGATCTTCCCGAGCACGCGGATCTTCAAAGAGCAGGCGTTTCAGTTCGTGCGTGGTGTGCGCTGGCTGATGCCGGTTCCAGCGCTGCAATCAGGCTCTTTGATTCTGAGTCGACAGCACGATCGCACATGCGTCTTGGGCTCCGCCGCCTGCTCATGCTTGCTGCGCGACGTGAGCTCAAAGCACTTGTTGATGCTGCACCCGAGATGAATGCCCTGCGCCTCATGTACTCAACGATTGGGCCTGCAGCAGAGTTACGCGATGAGCTTGTCACAATGACAGCCGATCTTGCGTTTCTGCAGACAGTGGATCCGTGGACAATTAGAACAAAGGCCGACTTTGAGTCGCTGCTTCAAAAAGGACTTCCGCAAATACACACCACAGTTGGCAGAGCAATTACTGTCGCGAAGGATCTGCTTTCAAAGCGGCAGGCTGTTCTTACAGCAATCGATGCACCTCAGCCGGATGCATGGAACCGTGTTGCAGATGACATCCGCTCTCACGTCGAACTTCTCACGCCCCAACGCTTTCTGAGCACGACACCATCATCGCGATACGCCAATCTCTCTCGTACACTCTCCGCCGATCTGCAACGCTGGGAGAAACTTGCACGAAACGGTGTTGCCAAGGATGCAGTACTCGCGAGCGAACTCAAACCATACACAGATGTGCTTGATGCGATCATGGCTGCAGAGCACACAGAGGGGCACCAGACCATGTTCGACGATCAACTGGACACGTACAAGTGGTTGATCGAAGACCTTCGTGTGTCGTTGTTCGCCCCAACATTCACGCCCCGTGGTGCGGGAGGTCGCAAGCGTATCGATGAACTTCGATCGATTATCATGGCCCGCCTGCCCGGATCGATGCTCGATACACTGGCTCAACGGACCTCGGCACGGTAA
- a CDS encoding SDR family oxidoreductase — MNLDLHGKHAVVCGSSQGIGKAAAISLAQCGANITLLSRNTDSLNLVKSELHQEGDQSHHVATADFTDPESVRNVAQKIASASPVHILVNNTGGPPSGPLLDADVQALINGFSQHVVCNHHLMQAFVPSMKAANYGRIINIISTSVKQPIPNLGVSNTIRGAVASWAKTLATELGGFGITVNNVLPGFTDTVRLSSLFEANAKRQSTTPDVIKANALATIPAKRLGLASELGDAVAFLASPAAGYINGINLPVDGGRLGTL; from the coding sequence ATGAATCTGGATCTTCACGGCAAGCACGCGGTGGTTTGCGGCTCATCGCAGGGCATTGGCAAAGCAGCAGCGATCAGCCTCGCGCAATGTGGAGCCAATATCACTCTGCTCTCACGGAATACCGATTCGCTCAATCTTGTCAAATCTGAACTGCATCAGGAAGGCGATCAGAGTCACCATGTCGCAACCGCAGACTTCACAGATCCTGAATCGGTGCGCAATGTTGCGCAGAAGATTGCGTCGGCATCACCCGTACACATCCTTGTTAACAACACCGGTGGCCCACCAAGCGGACCATTGCTTGATGCAGATGTGCAGGCACTCATCAACGGGTTCTCACAGCATGTGGTCTGCAACCATCATCTGATGCAAGCGTTTGTGCCCAGCATGAAGGCGGCAAACTACGGACGCATCATCAACATCATCTCGACAAGTGTGAAGCAGCCGATCCCCAACCTTGGCGTTTCCAATACGATCCGTGGTGCAGTCGCATCGTGGGCAAAGACACTCGCAACTGAACTCGGCGGGTTTGGCATCACAGTCAACAATGTGCTTCCAGGATTCACTGATACGGTACGCCTCAGCTCGCTGTTCGAAGCGAACGCAAAGCGCCAAAGCACAACGCCGGATGTGATCAAGGCAAACGCGCTGGCAACCATTCCGGCGAAACGCCTCGGGCTTGCATCCGAACTGGGAGATGCAGTTGCTTTCCTCGCGTCACCAGCAGCCGGGTACATCAATGGCATCAACCTACCTGTTGATGGCGGCAGGCTGGGCACACTCTAA
- a CDS encoding aldehyde dehydrogenase, producing MQRILNLIDGKLVPGESGEWIDSIEPATSKAHAQIAASNKADVDCAVDAASNAFNQWSHTPAARRSELLLKLAHEIDDHCERLASVEAIDQGQTITFARTVDIPRAAANLRFFATAILHDTDHVYHTDAPAVGSGASMTYVKHVPRGVAGCISPWNLPLYLFTWKIAPALAAGCTVVAKPSELSPATACELGKLAIDVGFPAGVLNIIHGYGKDAGEPIISHPSVPSISFTGGTATGARIASVAGPMFKRMSLELGGKNPFLIFEDADVDKAIDTATRAAFTNQGEICLCGSRIYAHESIFEKVVRGIAERAHTYAPGDPLDHKTRMGALISADHRAKIERIVDSAHALGGKIHCGGARPNNLPERVRDGFFYQPTVITGLVSDCDVEQEEIFGPVVSITPFATEDEAIALANGTKYGLASVVFTENINRAHRVADLLHAGIAWINCWMVRDLRTPFGGMKASGIGREGGIEALRFFTEARSTTVAFS from the coding sequence ATGCAACGCATACTCAATCTCATTGATGGAAAGCTCGTACCTGGTGAATCGGGAGAATGGATTGACTCCATCGAGCCTGCCACAAGCAAGGCCCACGCTCAGATAGCCGCATCAAACAAAGCTGATGTTGACTGCGCGGTCGATGCCGCATCAAACGCCTTTAACCAGTGGTCGCATACACCGGCTGCGCGACGTTCCGAACTCCTGCTAAAACTCGCGCACGAGATCGACGATCACTGTGAGCGACTAGCCAGCGTCGAAGCAATTGATCAGGGCCAAACGATCACCTTTGCACGAACTGTCGATATACCGCGAGCTGCTGCAAATTTGAGATTCTTTGCGACAGCTATCCTTCATGATACAGACCACGTCTATCACACAGATGCTCCTGCAGTTGGTTCCGGTGCGTCGATGACGTATGTCAAACACGTGCCGCGAGGCGTTGCTGGATGTATCAGCCCGTGGAACCTTCCGCTCTACCTGTTCACATGGAAGATCGCTCCCGCACTTGCTGCAGGATGCACTGTTGTTGCAAAGCCGAGCGAACTTTCGCCAGCAACCGCCTGCGAACTCGGCAAACTTGCGATCGATGTCGGGTTTCCTGCTGGCGTGCTCAACATCATCCACGGATATGGCAAGGATGCAGGCGAGCCCATTATCTCACATCCAAGTGTCCCATCGATCTCGTTCACAGGTGGCACAGCGACCGGCGCACGGATTGCTTCTGTTGCGGGTCCGATGTTCAAGCGAATGAGTCTCGAACTTGGCGGCAAAAACCCGTTTCTGATCTTCGAAGATGCGGATGTAGATAAAGCCATTGATACGGCGACACGCGCAGCGTTCACAAATCAGGGCGAGATCTGTCTCTGTGGATCACGCATCTATGCGCATGAATCAATCTTTGAAAAAGTTGTACGAGGAATCGCCGAGCGAGCACATACGTATGCACCCGGTGATCCACTCGATCACAAAACACGGATGGGCGCGCTGATCTCGGCCGACCATCGTGCAAAGATTGAACGCATCGTGGACAGCGCACACGCACTTGGCGGGAAGATTCACTGCGGAGGTGCACGACCGAACAACCTGCCAGAACGCGTGCGCGATGGCTTTTTCTATCAACCGACCGTGATCACGGGGCTCGTGTCGGACTGTGATGTCGAGCAGGAAGAGATCTTCGGTCCCGTTGTTTCCATCACACCGTTCGCAACAGAGGATGAGGCTATAGCACTCGCCAACGGCACAAAGTACGGGCTCGCAAGCGTTGTGTTCACCGAGAACATCAATCGGGCTCACCGTGTCGCCGACCTGCTGCATGCCGGTATCGCGTGGAT